The following proteins come from a genomic window of Carassius auratus strain Wakin chromosome 18, ASM336829v1, whole genome shotgun sequence:
- the swap70b gene encoding switch-associated protein 70b, translating into MRKPFTSSATLVSSPKTLPLKMGLRDELLKAIWHAFTALDVDKSGKVSKSQLKVLSHNLCTVMKIPHDPVSLEEHFRDDDEGPVSNQGYMPYLNRFILDKVQDNFDRIDFNRMCWTLCARKNLNRNHLLISDDDAFKIWCIFNFLSEDRYPLVMVSEEIEYFLRKQTEAMGGSWIEEKFEEYKLQLSSKHQCLNVWELIELVGMGHFSKGMDRQTLSMGINEVFQELILDVLKQGYMMKKGHKRKNWTERWFLLKPNLISYYASEDLTEKKGDILLDGNCCVESLPDKEGKKCLFYVKCSDKSFEISASDKKKKQEWIQAIQTCITLLKVGRPAPHHEARQKRRELRQKQQAEQEELELRMRELQTANENKQRELEAMRQKLEEAAANAAEEEHRRLQTQSELQDLYRVEMEKEKMVRQQMEEQVAQKSSELEQYLQRVRELENMYHRLEEALEEERQARQDEETVRKLQARLLEEEVSKRGELEEIHLYQQQTISQTQAEKQELERERLAKESALQSAMQQLQQLEADRQGALEQYEEVMKKLADAANNTKSWKDKVTHHEGLIRLIQPGPKYPQKITNWGPAAFTEAELSLREKDWQEKKNRPPTPQ; encoded by the exons ATGAGAAAACCGTTCACATCAAGTGCGACGCTAGTCAGTAGCCCAAAGACACTGCCTCTGAAAATGGGACTAAGGGACGAGCTCCTCAAGGCTATATGGCATGCGTTCACAGCCCTGGATGTGGATAAAAGTGGGAAAGTGTCTAAGTCACAGCTGAAG GTGCTTTCCCATAACCTGTGCACAGTGATGAAGATCCCTCATGATCCTGTATCTCTAGAGGAGCACTTTAGAGATGATGATGAGGGTCCTGTTTCCAATCAGGGATACATGCCTTACCTAAACAGGTTCATTCTGGACAAG gtcCAGGATAACTTTGACCGAATAGATTTTAACAGGATGTGCTGGACTCTATGTGCCAGAAAAAACCTCAACAGAAACCACCTGCTTATCTCAGATGACGATGCATTTAAGATTTGGTGCATTTTCAACTTCCTCTCTGAGGATAGATATCCACTAGTCATGGTCTCAGAGGAG ATAGAGTACTTCCTTCGTAAGCAAACAGAAGCCATGGGTGGCAGTTGGATTGAGGAAAAGTTTGAAGAATACAAGCTCCAGCTGAGCAGCAAGCACCAGTGTCTGAATGTTTGGGAGCTGATTGAGTTGGTGGGTATGGGGCACTTCAGTAAGGGCATGGACCGCCAGACCCTCTCCATGGGCATTAATGAAGTGTTCCAGGAACTTATTCTGGATGTGCTCAAACAA GGTTACATGATGAAAAAGGGCCACAAAAGGAAGAACTGGACTGAACGGTGGTTCTTGTTGAAGCCCAACTTAATATCATACTATGCCAGTGAAGACCTTACAGAGAAGAAAGGAGACATACTACTAGATGGAAACTGTTGTGTTGAG TCCTTACCTGATAAGGAGGGGAAGAAGTGCCTTTTCTATGTCAAGTGTTCAGACAAAAGCTTTGAAATCAGTGCCTccgataaaaagaaaaaacaagagtGGATTCAAG CTATTCAGACTTGCATAACACTCCTGAAGGTTGGACGTCCAGCTCCACACCACGAGGCACGGCAGAAACGACGAGAGTTACGACAGAAACAACAGGCTGAGCAGGAAGAACTGGAGCTGAGGATGAGAGAGCTGCAGACGGCCAATGAGAACAAACAGAGAGAGCTGGAGGCCATGAGACAG AAACTGGAGGAGGCCGCAGCCAATGCAGCAGAAGAAGAACATAGACGTCTGCAGACCCAGAGTGAGCTGCAGGATCTTTACCGCGTGGAAatggagaaagagaaaatg GTGCGGCAGCAAATGGAGGAACAGGTGGCTCAAAAGTCCAGTGAGTTAGAGCAGTACCTGCAGCGCGTACGAGAGCTGGAGAACATGTACCACCGTTTAGAAGAAGCACTGGAGGAAGAAAGACAGGCCAGACAAGATGAGGAAACTGTCAGAAAACTACAGGCcag GCTGCTGGAGGAGGAGGTATCCAAGCGTGGAGAGCTGGAGGAGATACACCTGTATCAACAGCAGACCATTTCCCAGACTCAGGCTGAGAAACAGGAGCTGGAACGAGAGCGGCTGGCGAAGGAGAGCGCTTTGCAGTCTGCCATGCAGCAGCTGCAGCAGCTGGAGGCTGACAGACAGGGTGCACTGGAGCAATATGAG GAGGTGATGAAGAAACTAGCAGATGCTGCTAATAACACAAAGAGCTGGAAGGACAAGGTGACTCATCATGAAGGACTCATACGCCTCATTCAGCCAG GTCCCAAGTACCCTCAGAAAATCACAAACTGGGGACCTGCAGCTTTCACAGAGGCAGAACTGAGTCTGAGAGAGAAAGATTGgcaggaaaagaaaaacaggcCTCCTACACCCCAGTAG